In the genome of Nitrosopumilus sp., one region contains:
- a CDS encoding rhodanese-like domain-containing protein yields MKPKNIGIVASIIIGITIIGTVTLEQNSIQDRDINAVNFETLEGLLENKENVLVVDIRNSEEYQLGHLVGASHDVLDSKTLEKRVKTIQNRLPYVVAQYNFVLVDENGVSAKNTAQTMTEMGIQTFYLDGGMINLSENLVSSSQTIIDSEGLRKKLDANEDLYLLDVRQPEELLESKINGVVNIPLAEIFQPNGMDSIPTDKPVVVICGSGNRATIATYALAQEGIDFQVLEGGMNAWNSQILSGM; encoded by the coding sequence ATGAAACCAAAAAACATAGGAATTGTTGCATCCATAATAATTGGAATCACTATAATTGGTACAGTAACTCTGGAACAAAATTCCATACAAGACAGAGACATTAATGCAGTAAATTTTGAAACACTTGAAGGCTTACTTGAAAACAAAGAAAATGTTTTAGTTGTAGATATCAGAAATTCTGAAGAATATCAATTAGGACATTTGGTTGGTGCATCTCATGATGTTTTGGATTCTAAAACTCTGGAAAAGAGAGTAAAAACAATTCAAAATAGATTACCCTATGTAGTTGCACAATACAATTTTGTCTTAGTTGATGAGAATGGCGTTAGCGCAAAAAACACAGCTCAAACCATGACTGAAATGGGAATTCAGACATTCTATCTTGATGGCGGAATGATCAATCTGTCTGAAAATCTTGTTTCTAGCTCTCAAACCATAATTGATTCAGAAGGGTTGAGAAAAAAACTAGATGCCAATGAGGATTTGTACTTACTTGATGTAAGACAACCTGAGGAACTGCTTGAATCTAAAATCAACGGAGTGGTCAATATTCCTCTAGCTGAAATATTTCAACCAAACGGAATGGATTCTATTCCAACAGACAAACCAGTGGTGGTTATTTGTGGTTCAGGAAATCGAGCAACAATAGCAACTTATGCACTTGCACAAGAAGGAATTGATTTTCAAGTCTTAGAAGGAGGCATGAATGCATGGAACTCTCAAATTCTTTCAGGAATGTAA
- a CDS encoding DUF302 domain-containing protein, translating to MSFTHTVKTEKSIDNAIVDLTNNLKEIGFGVLETLDFKKILSEKGLNFADNYKLMEVCNPQLAKQVLEANPDLGLLLPCTIAVYQKNNENFISLARPTSLLSMLSDDNLKISGEEIENNLVKIIEKTK from the coding sequence ATGAGTTTTACACATACAGTAAAAACTGAAAAAAGTATTGATAATGCAATAGTTGATCTTACCAATAATCTTAAAGAAATAGGATTTGGAGTATTAGAAACACTAGATTTCAAAAAGATTCTATCTGAGAAAGGGCTGAACTTTGCAGATAATTACAAGCTAATGGAAGTATGTAACCCTCAGCTAGCAAAGCAAGTCTTAGAGGCAAACCCGGATCTAGGGTTGCTATTGCCTTGCACTATTGCAGTTTATCAAAAAAATAATGAGAATTTCATTAGTTTAGCAAGACCTACCTCATTACTTTCAATGCTGTCTGATGATAATCTAAAAATTTCAGGAGAAGAGATCGAAAACAACCTAGTTAAAATTATAGAGAAAACGAAATAG
- a CDS encoding transcription factor — MVDKYEDPFVRIASMIGGDEYLKVARSLLKAEDATDEEIASSTGLRINMVRKVLYDLFGKSLITGIRVKDERKGWFVYRWRTRREEVEHFIENQKKKIEERLQQRLDYENASDFYHCGNEDCPRVTFENALEGMFKCPSCQNVLNLKKNDKSKKAYQKKIDEIKKDMQQTF, encoded by the coding sequence TTGGTAGACAAATACGAAGATCCTTTTGTTAGAATTGCTTCAATGATTGGAGGAGATGAATATCTCAAAGTGGCAAGATCTCTTCTAAAAGCTGAAGATGCTACAGATGAAGAAATTGCTAGCTCCACAGGACTTAGAATTAACATGGTAAGAAAAGTCCTGTATGATCTATTTGGCAAATCACTCATTACTGGAATTAGAGTAAAAGATGAACGAAAGGGATGGTTTGTTTACAGATGGAGAACTAGAAGAGAAGAAGTAGAACACTTTATTGAAAATCAAAAAAAGAAAATTGAAGAAAGATTGCAGCAAAGATTGGACTATGAAAATGCATCAGATTTTTATCATTGTGGAAATGAAGATTGCCCACGTGTAACATTTGAAAATGCATTAGAAGGAATGTTCAAATGCCCATCATGTCAAAATGTATTAAATCTAAAAAAGAATGATAAGTCAAAAAAAGCATATCAGAAAAAAATCGATGAAATTAAGAAAGATATGCAACAAACTTTTTGA
- the hflX gene encoding GTPase HflX translates to MNSAILITYDQEDSINEAKGLCDAAGYEVVHIIRQNFLQKPKYGISGGVLEKLEEISEKLRPDVIIYDEILKPSQNYNLATVLHREVLDREALILEIFESRASSAESKLQVKLAQLRYEMARAKEKVRLANMGEQPGFMGIGKFEVDVYYNDIKHRMQTIRSKLEKAGKQRELHRQGRKRMGFKTISLAGYTSAGKTTLFNKATGETRTQSKELFTTLTTTTRRLTIDQEPFLIADTVGFISKLPAYMIDAFKSTLEELSHTDVIILVVDISDSVTELKKKFSSCMRTLSELGVEQDKVVFALNKSDLLKNEEIERKINFLNLTENKKVISVSGKTGKNIKQLKELIKKITENQDFHKPKNGNWKEVKKSFDN, encoded by the coding sequence ATGAATTCTGCAATTTTAATCACTTATGATCAAGAAGATTCAATCAATGAAGCAAAAGGGTTGTGTGATGCGGCAGGATATGAGGTAGTTCATATAATTAGACAAAATTTTCTCCAAAAACCAAAGTATGGAATTAGTGGAGGGGTGTTAGAAAAATTAGAGGAAATATCAGAAAAATTGAGGCCAGATGTGATCATATATGATGAAATTTTGAAACCAAGTCAAAACTATAACTTGGCAACAGTGTTACACAGGGAAGTATTAGATAGAGAAGCTTTAATTCTTGAGATTTTTGAAAGCAGAGCGTCAAGTGCAGAATCAAAATTACAAGTAAAATTAGCACAATTACGATATGAAATGGCAAGAGCCAAAGAAAAAGTTAGACTAGCAAATATGGGAGAACAGCCAGGATTTATGGGAATAGGAAAATTCGAAGTTGATGTGTATTATAATGATATTAAACATAGAATGCAAACAATAAGATCAAAGCTTGAAAAAGCTGGAAAGCAAAGAGAGCTTCACAGACAAGGTCGAAAAAGGATGGGATTTAAGACCATATCACTTGCAGGATATACTTCTGCAGGAAAGACTACTCTGTTTAACAAAGCTACAGGAGAAACAAGAACTCAGAGTAAAGAATTGTTTACAACACTCACTACAACAACTCGAAGATTAACTATTGATCAAGAACCATTTTTAATAGCAGATACTGTTGGTTTTATCAGTAAACTTCCTGCATATATGATTGATGCATTCAAATCAACATTAGAAGAATTATCACATACGGATGTAATTATTTTAGTAGTAGATATTAGTGATTCAGTTACAGAACTAAAAAAGAAATTTTCAAGTTGCATGAGAACGTTAAGTGAATTAGGGGTGGAGCAAGATAAAGTAGTTTTTGCTTTAAATAAATCAGATTTGTTAAAAAATGAAGAAATAGAACGAAAAATTAATTTCCTTAATTTAACTGAAAATAAAAAAGTAATTTCAGTTTCAGGAAAAACCGGAAAAAATATCAAACAATTAAAAGAACTAATTAAAAAAATTACTGAAAATCAGGACTTTCATAAACCAAAAAATGGTAATTGGAAAGAGGTGAAAAAATCATTTGATAATTGA
- a CDS encoding phosphate uptake regulator PhoU, translating into MEDGEETRKIQFTGKSSYIVSLPKQWITELGLKQGDQIRMVRKGSSTLELYPPKFESRTQKKEDAVIEIEGEEEASSIVRKLISLYFLGFKTINVKPKNGRLNAHQRNTVKEAVKRMLMGSEIIADSSGGITVQVLVNLLELTVDGAFKRMIHLAKSMSSDAILAVKENNLELAQEVINTDDEVDRFGFYIIRQLKIAIQNEHMLKEMGFRNARNCLGYRLVVKNIERTGDHAAFIAKDLIEFKKPVKKEILQKLQEMNEFCLSVLDESCLALFKEDYNQAEKTIKKIDEIAKFEKKVRDASKSLKDDEEVYRVRRMTESIRRISEYASDIAEIVLNMNIEKTLKKLN; encoded by the coding sequence ATGGAAGATGGAGAAGAAACACGAAAAATTCAGTTTACTGGAAAATCATCATATATTGTCTCCCTACCAAAACAATGGATCACAGAATTAGGTCTTAAACAAGGGGATCAAATAAGAATGGTTAGAAAAGGTTCATCAACATTAGAGCTTTATCCACCAAAATTTGAATCAAGAACTCAGAAAAAAGAAGATGCGGTAATTGAAATTGAAGGAGAAGAAGAAGCATCTTCAATCGTTAGAAAACTAATTTCGTTGTATTTTTTGGGATTTAAGACAATTAATGTAAAACCAAAAAATGGCAGATTAAATGCTCATCAAAGAAACACCGTAAAAGAAGCAGTAAAAAGAATGCTAATGGGTTCGGAGATTATTGCTGATTCAAGTGGAGGAATTACAGTACAGGTTCTTGTTAATTTATTAGAATTAACTGTAGATGGAGCATTCAAAAGAATGATTCACTTGGCAAAATCAATGTCAAGTGATGCAATTTTAGCAGTTAAAGAAAATAATTTGGAATTAGCGCAAGAAGTAATCAATACAGATGATGAAGTAGATAGATTTGGATTTTATATTATTAGACAATTGAAGATTGCAATTCAAAATGAACATATGTTAAAAGAGATGGGTTTTAGAAATGCTAGAAATTGTCTAGGTTATAGATTAGTAGTGAAAAACATTGAAAGAACTGGAGATCACGCTGCATTTATTGCAAAGGATCTAATTGAATTTAAAAAACCAGTAAAGAAAGAGATTTTACAAAAATTGCAAGAAATGAATGAATTTTGTTTATCAGTTTTAGATGAATCATGTCTTGCATTATTCAAAGAAGATTACAATCAAGCTGAAAAAACAATCAAAAAAATTGATGAGATTGCAAAATTTGAAAAAAAAGTCAGAGATGCCTCAAAGTCATTAAAAGATGATGAGGAAGTTTACAGAGTTAGAAGGATGACTGAAAGTATTAGGAGAATTTCAGAATATGCAAGCGATATAGCTGAGATAGTTTTGAATATGAATATCGAAAAAACGCTGAAAAAATTGAATTAA
- a CDS encoding nascent polypeptide-associated complex protein has translation MMRGGNREMRRMMDKMGLDMNELSNVQEVIIKTDKKEIIISKPSVTEMKAKDNSIFTVTADSYEEKELEVPIFSEEDIQLVSQQAGVDEEKAKSALEEAEGDLARAILLLTTG, from the coding sequence ATGATGCGAGGAGGAAACCGCGAAATGCGAAGAATGATGGATAAGATGGGTCTGGATATGAATGAATTATCTAATGTCCAAGAAGTTATTATTAAAACTGATAAAAAAGAAATCATTATCTCAAAACCTTCCGTAACTGAAATGAAAGCAAAAGATAATTCTATTTTTACGGTGACTGCTGATAGTTATGAAGAAAAAGAATTAGAAGTTCCAATTTTCTCTGAGGAAGATATACAACTCGTTAGCCAACAAGCTGGTGTTGATGAAGAAAAAGCAAAAAGTGCTTTAGAAGAAGCTGAAGGCGATTTGGCAAGAGCAATTTTGCTTCTAACCACAGGATAA
- a CDS encoding PUA domain-containing protein translates to MNHILKLQHTLDALFGNGTSKFLPKDVEMTFSRKTGRIRTVSHKGKLLCTLRIDGSLAISTYFAQMLLQNKKFKENCVVINEDAAPFVEQGRSVFCKHVVTCGKNVQIAGDVPVLFKNQIIAVGRAILSSEMISDFHRGVAIKIRDSLKSRNEEPTL, encoded by the coding sequence GTGAATCATATTCTAAAATTACAACATACCCTTGATGCACTATTTGGGAATGGAACGTCAAAGTTTTTACCAAAAGATGTAGAAATGACCTTTTCAAGAAAAACAGGCAGAATAAGAACAGTATCCCATAAAGGAAAATTACTATGTACTTTGAGAATAGATGGAAGCTTGGCTATTAGCACTTATTTTGCTCAGATGTTATTACAAAATAAAAAATTTAAAGAAAATTGTGTTGTGATAAATGAAGATGCTGCTCCTTTTGTAGAACAGGGAAGATCCGTTTTTTGTAAACATGTTGTTACATGTGGAAAAAATGTCCAAATTGCTGGAGATGTACCTGTTTTATTCAAAAATCAAATTATAGCTGTTGGAAGGGCTATTCTATCTTCAGAAATGATATCTGATTTTCATAGAGGTGTAGCCATCAAAATCAGAGATAGTTTAAAAAGTCGTAATGAGGAACCAACATTATGA
- a CDS encoding helix-turn-helix domain-containing protein — MADFKILGRDSKLRKSILKALSDDYSRSIMNFTIEQPKSVVDIVKGCDIPMTTAYRRVNELEENKILKVTGSVVTDDGKKYFLYQNRLKSIYVIFGLEELDVQIVENEGMGTSAYW, encoded by the coding sequence TTGGCTGATTTTAAAATTTTAGGGAGGGATTCTAAACTTCGAAAATCTATTCTTAAAGCACTCTCTGATGATTATTCTAGATCTATAATGAATTTTACCATAGAGCAACCAAAATCTGTAGTAGATATTGTTAAGGGCTGTGATATTCCAATGACTACTGCATATAGACGAGTTAATGAATTAGAAGAAAACAAAATTCTCAAAGTCACTGGCTCGGTTGTTACTGATGATGGCAAAAAATATTTTCTGTATCAAAACAGATTAAAATCAATCTATGTAATTTTTGGTTTAGAAGAACTAGATGTGCAAATTGTTGAAAATGAAGGTATGGGAACTAGTGCCTATTGGTAA
- a CDS encoding tRNA (cytidine(56)-2'-O)-methyltransferase: MIIEVVRIGQRLVRDDRVTTHVALVSRGFGAEKIYMTEINPEIKDTIGKINKTWGGDFEIEFIEKWKPIVKKKKEEGFKIVHLSMYGESVNNIQEEIRKEENLLVVVGAEKVPREIYDLADYNVGVGSQPHSEISALAILLDRIQMGKQFEKEFPNAKRKIIPTKKGKNVQVKETRD, from the coding sequence TTGATAATTGAAGTAGTTAGAATAGGACAACGCCTAGTAAGAGATGATAGAGTAACAACACATGTTGCACTTGTTTCAAGAGGATTTGGAGCGGAAAAAATTTACATGACAGAAATTAATCCAGAAATAAAAGATACGATTGGAAAAATTAACAAAACATGGGGAGGGGATTTTGAAATTGAATTTATTGAAAAATGGAAACCAATTGTAAAAAAGAAAAAAGAAGAAGGATTCAAAATAGTTCATCTTTCAATGTATGGTGAAAGTGTTAACAACATTCAAGAAGAGATTAGAAAAGAAGAAAATTTGTTAGTTGTTGTAGGGGCTGAAAAAGTTCCAAGAGAGATTTATGACTTGGCAGATTATAACGTAGGAGTTGGAAGTCAACCTCACTCAGAGATCAGTGCTTTAGCAATTCTTTTAGATCGTATACAAATGGGTAAACAATTCGAGAAGGAATTTCCAAATGCAAAAAGAAAGATTATTCCTACCAAAAAGGGCAAAAATGTGCAAGTAAAAGAAACAAGGGATTAA